The Thermodesulfobacterium sp. TA1 sequence TTTTTGTTTAATGCTTTCATCTATTATTGAAAAACGGTAGTTTCTCATTTTAGCTTTAATTTATAAATTCAAAAAACCAACTCACTGGTTTGAGGTTAAGTAATTTTTCCTTTTCTTTAGCAAAGTCATGATAGGTCATTTTTTTGATGTTTTCTGGGCTAATACTGAGCTTATCCTCAGGCACACCCCTTTTTACTAAACCAACTCCCCAGTCTGTATTAACGACTGCCACAAAAAGGTCCTCTCGCGTCGCTCTTAAATGAATTATCGTTTTATAAACATCTCCTGTCCAGTTCCCTTTAAAATCCGGATGTTTTCTGGCTTCTTCAAGAGTAGGCATAGCAGTAGCAGGTGAATCTGGCAAACAATCGTGCATTACTATAACCCCATTTGGGTTCAGGTATTTCAAGCAGTTTTCTACATCTCTGAGAGACTGCTCGTAAGTGTGTAAGCCATCTATCAAGACTATATCCAAGCCTCTTTCTAAAATTTCCTTAGGTGGATTTGCAAAAAATTCATCGCTTGTCATCGTAAAGAATTTTTCTTTCTCTGTATCTTTTACGCCACCTGGGATTACAAATTTAGGATCTACTGCAAGCTTTAACTCTGCATCTATCTGGAAAAAATTCATTCCCATTTCCACACCTATTTCAAGATAAGTTTTAAAACCGAACTTATTTATTAAGTGTTGAATTATAGTTGTTCTTTCAAGAATGCCCTTTTGAAGTTTAAGTTCAATAATCTCCTTAAAGGTTTTCCTAAAAGCTTCTTCTCGGCCCAGAGCCCAGTAGGAAAGCCCAAGCATAACCTTGGAATGTATGTCTTCAGGTAGTTTTTCCGCTAATTTTTCATAACATACCTGCATCAAATGATAAGAATTTGTATTCCAAGAATGGTTGGCTAATTGTCTGAGAGCTTGTAAATCATCAGGAAGCTGACTTGTGATAATAGATTTTTCATATGCATCTGTGGATTTCAAAACTGTATTAATTAACTTCACACTATTCGGATTTATGAATTTCGCTCTAAGTAAGAAGATTACATGTTCCACCGCTGAACTAAATTGTTTTCTTTCAACGTATATTTCAGCTAATTTATACCTAAGCCAAGCATTGTGTGGAAAGGAATTTACTCCAAGAATCGCATATTTTAAAGCTTCATCCAATCTTCCATCATTCTTGAGAATATTAATCGCATTTGCGTAATACTGTGGGTTGTTTGGAGCGGTTTTTACTGCATCAAGATAAACTCTTTCAGCTACTTTCTTATTGTTGAACTCCGGAAAAGGAGAATTAATAAGTTCCTTTGAAGAGGGTTTCTGAAAGACAGCAAA is a genomic window containing:
- a CDS encoding class I SAM-dependent methyltransferase — its product is MHSTSLNKMKAFVEGYLAEFEDAELIIIDVGAKAYSGNPTYRPFFNKQKWKYFGLDLDPGVNVDIVVSNPYNWKEVPDNFADVVISGQAFEHVEFPWLTIKEIYRILKPSGVCCIIAPSSGPEHKYPYDCWRFYPDGMRALAKWAGFKVVEVFTDWGLGEWQDTFAVFQKPSSKELINSPFPEFNNKKVAERVYLDAVKTAPNNPQYYANAINILKNDGRLDEALKYAILGVNSFPHNAWLRYKLAEIYVERKQFSSAVEHVIFLLRAKFINPNSVKLINTVLKSTDAYEKSIITSQLPDDLQALRQLANHSWNTNSYHLMQVCYEKLAEKLPEDIHSKVMLGLSYWALGREEAFRKTFKEIIELKLQKGILERTTIIQHLINKFGFKTYLEIGVEMGMNFFQIDAELKLAVDPKFVIPGGVKDTEKEKFFTMTSDEFFANPPKEILERGLDIVLIDGLHTYEQSLRDVENCLKYLNPNGVIVMHDCLPDSPATAMPTLEEARKHPDFKGNWTGDVYKTIIHLRATREDLFVAVVNTDWGVGLVKRGVPEDKLSISPENIKKMTYHDFAKEKEKLLNLKPVSWFFEFIN